One Rhodospirillaceae bacterium DNA window includes the following coding sequences:
- a CDS encoding 2-hydroxychromene-2-carboxylate isomerase: MSDPVEFYFEFSSPYGYFAAQKIDQIAADNGRNCVWKPFLLGAAFKKTGMAPLVQQPMRGDYALKDWQRLSRYMDVAWKMPAVFPVHTVAATRAFYWINERDPDQARLLAKSLYHAVFGEGQDISTPQAVADIASALFVDKDELLAALEDQSVKDMMRTETDKALEKGVFGSPYFIVDGEGFWGSDRLWMVKKWLQSGGW, encoded by the coding sequence ATGAGTGATCCGGTAGAATTCTATTTCGAGTTTTCATCACCTTACGGTTATTTCGCGGCCCAGAAGATCGACCAGATCGCCGCCGATAATGGCCGTAACTGTGTCTGGAAGCCGTTTCTGCTGGGCGCGGCCTTCAAGAAAACCGGTATGGCGCCACTGGTCCAGCAACCGATGCGTGGAGACTACGCCTTGAAAGACTGGCAGCGATTGTCCCGTTACATGGATGTTGCCTGGAAAATGCCCGCCGTCTTTCCGGTTCACACGGTCGCCGCGACAAGGGCCTTTTACTGGATCAATGAGCGCGACCCTGATCAGGCGCGCCTGCTGGCTAAGTCCCTGTATCACGCCGTCTTTGGTGAAGGGCAGGACATTTCCACGCCCCAGGCCGTCGCCGATATTGCTTCCGCCCTGTTTGTCGACAAGGACGAACTGCTGGCCGCCCTTGAAGACCAGAGCGTCAAGGATATGATGCGAACCGAAACCGATAAAGCCCTTGAGAAAGGTGTCTTCGGCTCTCCCTATTTTATCGTCGACGGAGAAGGGTTCTGGGGTTCGGACCGTCTTTGGATGGTTAAAAAATGGCTGCAAAGTGGAGGATGGTAG
- a CDS encoding rhodanese-like domain-containing protein: MITKGYKKLLEEASAVVEEMTMEEVQADNGEQLILVDLRDVRELDREGMIPGAVHAPRGMLEFWVDPESPYHRDVFDKEDKTYLLYCQSAWRSALAAKSLQEMGMTNVKHLAGGYKAWKEAGGATCERPKKK; this comes from the coding sequence ATGATTACCAAGGGTTATAAGAAGCTTCTTGAAGAGGCTTCCGCCGTTGTTGAAGAAATGACGATGGAAGAAGTGCAGGCCGATAACGGCGAGCAGCTGATCCTTGTCGACCTTCGCGACGTTCGCGAACTGGACCGGGAAGGGATGATCCCCGGAGCCGTCCACGCGCCACGCGGCATGTTGGAATTCTGGGTTGATCCTGAAAGCCCGTATCACCGGGATGTCTTCGATAAAGAAGATAAAACCTACCTGCTTTATTGTCAGTCGGCCTGGCGTTCGGCGCTGGCCGCCAAATCCTTGCAGGAAATGGGCATGACCAACGTCAAACATCTTGCCGGTGGATACAAGGCCTGGAAAGAAGCTGGCGGTGCGACGTGCGAACGACCGAAAAAGAAATAA